A genomic stretch from Cryomorphaceae bacterium 1068 includes:
- a CDS encoding sulfotransferase codes for MLIDINGQDLNLPDILILGAAKSGTTSLAFFLKQHPDVFMPRKEPGFFAYHDRDVSEIPSGIRDRQIVDLKEYTDMYAPVGKGQKICDSSVAQFTNHKDTLRNIKALYGEKTKELKTFIILRNPVDRSFSHYLMFVKNQLEDLDFKEALAPEIVEQRRKEQLGFDYIGGSLYAERIKDILEELPQTVVYITSDLKRSELLEEFLTACDLRVDVDINTKARLNPSGLPKRKGLISALNHQNPLKAFMKKALPGKALFKLYALKSKLMEKGIERVELDPVVRMELTEKYFKSDIQELEKILNRDLSKWYAAIEKPKA; via the coding sequence ATGCTGATAGATATAAACGGCCAAGACCTCAATCTTCCCGATATTTTGATTTTAGGCGCTGCCAAAAGCGGCACCACTTCCCTCGCTTTTTTCCTTAAGCAACATCCTGATGTGTTTATGCCACGAAAAGAGCCGGGATTCTTTGCCTATCACGATAGAGATGTATCTGAGATCCCTTCGGGCATTAGGGACCGTCAAATAGTAGATCTGAAGGAATATACTGATATGTATGCGCCGGTTGGTAAAGGGCAAAAAATCTGTGATAGTTCCGTTGCTCAATTCACAAATCACAAAGATACTCTGCGCAATATCAAAGCCTTGTACGGAGAAAAAACCAAGGAGCTAAAGACCTTCATAATACTTCGAAACCCTGTAGACAGATCATTCAGTCATTATCTGATGTTTGTAAAAAATCAGCTGGAGGATCTTGATTTTAAAGAGGCTTTGGCGCCTGAAATCGTAGAGCAGAGAAGAAAAGAGCAGTTGGGTTTCGACTACATCGGCGGAAGCCTTTATGCTGAAAGGATTAAAGATATTCTGGAAGAACTTCCTCAAACAGTCGTTTACATTACCAGCGACCTGAAAAGATCTGAGCTTTTGGAAGAGTTTCTAACGGCTTGTGATCTACGGGTAGATGTGGATATCAATACCAAAGCTAGATTAAACCCAAGTGGCCTGCCAAAGAGAAAGGGTTTGATCTCAGCCTTGAATCATCAGAATCCTCTGAAGGCTTTCATGAAAAAGGCCCTTCCCGGCAAAGCGCTATTCAAGCTTTATGCCCTGAAATCGAAGCTGATGGAAAAAGGTATCGAAAGGGTTGAGTTGGACCCTGTGGTTCGGATGGAGCTGACAGAGAAATATTTCAAATCAGATATCCAAGAGCTCGAAAAGATCTTGAACAGGGATTTGTCAAAGTGGTATGCCGCAATCGAAAAGCCTAAGGCTTAG
- a CDS encoding sulfotransferase encodes MSNSHFLFVGTAKAGTTSIFEYLRQHPEIDIPVKETFYFLRDVFTDFGLGYPAQRPKSELILDKSSFVSLYPENSAKTYGEIGTGYLYHYKKSIPLIKETFGEDVKILIILRNPVNRAYSSYMHFVKDVHEKLSFEESMKMEVLRQEQKYDFMWMHRDMGLYFKQVKAFMEAFKNVKVLITEEFKENQETEMASILEFLGVNHEVQFNTNKEYNKSGEPKFKSLQKLITQENLVKKTLRPVFRAAFNKEKRAKMRKKVKNINIASYPPMNEETRRELVEFYRTDVAALEGLLGKSLESWKI; translated from the coding sequence ATGAGCAATTCTCATTTTCTATTTGTTGGCACGGCCAAGGCAGGCACGACCTCCATTTTTGAATACCTGCGTCAACATCCGGAAATCGATATTCCCGTAAAAGAAACATTTTATTTCCTCCGCGATGTTTTCACGGACTTTGGGCTTGGCTATCCGGCACAGCGACCCAAGTCAGAGCTCATTCTTGATAAGTCGAGTTTCGTTTCTCTCTATCCCGAGAACAGCGCTAAAACCTACGGAGAAATCGGAACAGGATACCTCTACCATTACAAGAAGAGTATTCCTCTGATAAAGGAAACCTTTGGTGAAGATGTGAAAATCTTGATAATTCTCAGAAATCCCGTCAACAGAGCCTATTCCTCATACATGCATTTCGTGAAGGATGTACACGAAAAATTGAGCTTTGAGGAATCGATGAAGATGGAAGTACTGCGGCAAGAACAGAAGTATGACTTCATGTGGATGCACCGAGATATGGGGTTGTACTTTAAGCAAGTGAAAGCATTTATGGAGGCTTTCAAGAACGTAAAAGTCTTAATCACCGAAGAGTTCAAAGAAAATCAAGAAACAGAAATGGCGAGTATCTTGGAGTTTCTGGGAGTAAATCATGAGGTGCAATTTAACACGAATAAGGAATACAATAAGTCGGGCGAGCCCAAGTTTAAAAGTCTTCAAAAGCTCATCACTCAAGAAAACTTAGTTAAGAAAACCTTGAGGCCCGTCTTCAGAGCGGCATTCAACAAGGAGAAGAGAGCCAAAATGAGAAAAAAGGTAAAAAATATCAATATTGCTTCCTACCCTCCTATGAATGAGGAAACTCGTCGCGAATTGGTTGAATTTTACCGTACGGATGTTGCTGCTTTGGAGGGCTTGTTGGGAAAATCTCTGGAGAGTTGGAAAATCTAA
- a CDS encoding O-antigen ligase family protein: protein MKKNFFTMIAIALIVALTFRSFWASVMYPVELVLEALLEGLIFLYILYRLVCRIIEKNYTFSGIEIYLGILFIFPIIPAFAAWREFDQPMFFGVATYRDFYLLFGGLIVYNLLKEGYVSIKTVEHSFVTLALIYMFFSYFLTIFIDPVQFQDTAISGANPEKGGDVYYRLNMSLFFFGSVYFTVKSFYQKNLIYLGIAALFIFYVVFIRLDRTSIAVLGFGLGVFFLTALPAKTQVLTIFRALIPLTTVALIIAIFKADIYEQYYHMFLDVFNTAGKAGSGSLEDNIRLMEVDIAVKGFLDSPIFGKGKISTYFLPDGYNHFYGFFYTSDVGIFGYLFSAGVIGLGIVFFQFVLAIKYIRGIKYIKQNVFLVTLKITLLIHALDAITTEYLTLYSGQTLTMILLIFYFYQRDRVIQARVNNGESIEAIKVEGTLRKDRALS from the coding sequence GTGAAAAAGAACTTTTTCACTATGATTGCCATAGCTCTTATAGTGGCGCTGACATTCAGGAGTTTTTGGGCAAGTGTAATGTATCCCGTCGAGCTCGTTTTAGAGGCCCTCTTAGAAGGACTTATCTTTCTTTACATCCTGTACCGTCTGGTATGTAGGATCATCGAAAAGAACTACACATTCAGTGGGATCGAAATTTACCTCGGTATCCTCTTTATTTTCCCCATAATACCAGCTTTCGCGGCATGGAGAGAATTTGATCAACCAATGTTTTTTGGTGTAGCGACTTATCGGGATTTTTACCTTCTGTTTGGAGGTTTAATCGTTTATAACCTTCTCAAAGAAGGCTATGTAAGCATCAAAACTGTAGAACATTCTTTTGTCACGTTGGCATTGATTTACATGTTCTTCTCCTATTTTCTCACCATCTTCATTGATCCTGTCCAGTTTCAAGATACTGCCATTTCAGGGGCAAACCCCGAGAAAGGAGGAGACGTGTATTATCGCCTCAACATGTCCTTGTTCTTTTTTGGATCAGTCTATTTCACGGTGAAGTCATTCTATCAAAAAAATCTAATCTATCTCGGCATAGCTGCCTTATTCATATTCTACGTCGTTTTCATTCGTCTCGACCGCACATCTATTGCGGTCTTGGGTTTTGGTTTGGGTGTCTTTTTCCTGACTGCCCTTCCGGCCAAAACGCAAGTGCTTACCATCTTCAGAGCATTGATACCGCTGACAACTGTTGCCTTGATTATCGCAATTTTTAAGGCAGATATTTATGAACAATACTACCACATGTTCCTCGATGTGTTTAATACGGCAGGTAAGGCAGGATCGGGTTCTCTAGAGGACAATATTCGCCTTATGGAAGTAGACATTGCGGTGAAAGGGTTTCTGGATAGTCCAATCTTTGGAAAGGGTAAAATAAGTACCTATTTCTTGCCCGACGGATACAATCATTTTTATGGCTTCTTCTATACATCAGATGTAGGAATATTCGGCTACTTGTTTTCTGCGGGAGTAATTGGGCTTGGAATAGTTTTCTTCCAATTCGTTCTAGCAATCAAATACATCAGAGGGATCAAGTATATCAAGCAAAATGTGTTTCTAGTTACGTTGAAAATAACGTTACTCATTCACGCACTGGATGCCATCACAACCGAATACCTCACCCTTTATTCCGGGCAAACGCTCACGATGATATTATTGATTTTTTATTTCTATCAAAGAGATAGAGTAATTCAAGCCAGAGTCAATAATGGCGAATCGATCGAAGCTATTAAAGTAGAGGGAACATTGAGAAAAGACCGAGCACTATCATGA
- a CDS encoding sulfotransferase yields the protein MTTDKQLPNFFVVGVVKGGTTSLYHYLAQHPDVYLPPIKETNHFASSDISEKDFLKGYAQDVNLDLDRYIKGGMKETIHIAHVNEDHHYNALFSKVEQENAIGEISNSYMICPNAAKAIYDFNPEAKILVILRNPIRRAWSQFLMNLREAKSDADNFIQELENDHAQNPKGWGVNHQYLELGKYSDQLKRYFDLFGKDQVLPIFFEDYKKSPDDVLASICTFLEIDASFEFDFSEKSNASALPRNAGLNRFLVNSGIMTTAKKLTPKPLRQKLAGALYSDKNMPKLQEADAKWLRDYYQNEVGQLSELLEIDITKKWPEFGQ from the coding sequence ATGACAACCGATAAGCAATTGCCCAATTTCTTTGTAGTTGGAGTGGTAAAAGGAGGTACAACCAGCCTGTACCATTACTTGGCGCAACACCCCGATGTGTATCTACCTCCCATCAAGGAGACCAACCACTTTGCCTCTAGCGATATTTCCGAAAAGGACTTTTTAAAGGGCTATGCTCAAGATGTCAATCTTGATCTCGATAGGTATATTAAGGGCGGAATGAAAGAGACCATTCACATTGCACATGTGAATGAAGATCACCACTACAACGCATTATTTTCAAAAGTTGAGCAGGAGAATGCGATCGGTGAGATCAGCAATTCTTACATGATTTGTCCAAATGCAGCGAAGGCGATATATGATTTCAACCCTGAGGCTAAAATTCTGGTCATTTTGAGAAATCCGATTCGAAGAGCTTGGTCTCAGTTTTTGATGAATTTACGAGAAGCGAAAAGTGACGCGGACAATTTTATTCAGGAATTAGAGAATGACCACGCTCAAAATCCTAAAGGTTGGGGTGTGAACCATCAGTACCTCGAATTGGGAAAATATTCAGATCAACTCAAAAGGTATTTTGATCTTTTTGGAAAGGATCAAGTACTCCCGATTTTCTTTGAAGACTACAAGAAAAGCCCTGATGACGTTCTGGCTAGCATTTGTACTTTTCTAGAAATTGATGCCTCATTTGAATTTGATTTCTCAGAAAAAAGTAATGCATCTGCCTTACCTCGAAATGCAGGTTTGAATCGGTTCTTGGTAAATTCAGGGATCATGACAACCGCCAAAAAATTGACACCGAAGCCACTCAGGCAAAAATTAGCGGGAGCCCTTTATTCTGATAAGAATATGCCAAAGCTGCAGGAAGCTGACGCAAAATGGCTTCGCGATTATTACCAAAATGAAGTTGGACAATTGTCCGAGCTTCTCGAAATAGACATCACTAAGAAATGGCCTGAATTTGGCCAATAG
- a CDS encoding sulfotransferase: MDNKVPHSDDPVVFIVGNSRSGTTMMMRIMNNHSMVHSINEPHFFEKMWTPKDDGVPINAKVAFDLYAKLFTCQRAGFFEPVEKHVAKYKAEIDQLVAQLGDSPSRLAVYSSFLKYETEVNGKSIPCEKTPQNIFYVREILDKFPNARIINMVRDPRAVMLSQKRKWKRRALGADFMTKKETLRLQINYHPLAVSKLWNAAISAAKPFASEPRFMTVRFEDILQKPDETVKSICAFADFPFEPEMLQVPHAGSSSEADKKSELGIRKTRAKGWLEKGLTKTEIQICQNTCGELMREYDYKPIDVKVNPIELAWKYLIFPFKMMLALLINLNRMRSIGDTLKRRLFQ; encoded by the coding sequence ATGGATAATAAAGTACCGCATAGCGACGACCCCGTTGTCTTTATTGTAGGAAATTCTCGCAGTGGAACAACTATGATGATGCGCATTATGAATAACCACAGCATGGTTCATTCCATCAACGAGCCGCACTTTTTTGAAAAGATGTGGACACCAAAAGACGATGGAGTTCCGATCAATGCTAAAGTGGCTTTTGATCTATACGCCAAGTTATTCACTTGCCAGCGCGCGGGATTTTTTGAGCCCGTAGAGAAGCACGTGGCGAAGTACAAGGCTGAAATTGACCAATTGGTGGCTCAACTTGGCGATAGCCCTTCTCGACTCGCCGTATACTCCTCATTTCTGAAATACGAAACGGAGGTAAACGGCAAATCCATTCCTTGCGAAAAGACGCCTCAAAACATCTTTTATGTCAGGGAGATTTTAGACAAGTTTCCGAATGCCAGGATCATTAACATGGTTCGCGATCCGCGAGCGGTGATGCTTTCGCAAAAGCGCAAATGGAAACGCAGAGCGTTGGGCGCGGACTTTATGACGAAGAAGGAAACGCTGAGACTCCAAATTAACTACCATCCGCTCGCGGTAAGCAAGCTTTGGAATGCGGCCATTTCAGCGGCGAAGCCCTTCGCAAGTGAGCCTAGATTTATGACGGTTCGGTTTGAAGATATATTGCAAAAGCCCGATGAGACGGTAAAGTCGATTTGTGCATTTGCTGATTTTCCCTTCGAACCGGAGATGCTTCAGGTACCACATGCCGGCTCATCGAGTGAGGCCGATAAGAAATCGGAGTTGGGTATTCGAAAAACCAGAGCCAAAGGATGGCTGGAAAAGGGATTGACAAAAACGGAGATTCAAATTTGCCAGAACACTTGCGGAGAATTGATGAGAGAATACGATTACAAGCCGATTGATGTGAAAGTCAACCCAATTGAATTGGCATGGAAATACCTGATTTTCCCATTTAAAATGATGCTGGCATTGCTCATCAATTTGAATCGGATGAGGAGTATTGGTGATACGTTAAAAAGAAGATTGTTTCAATGA
- a CDS encoding WecB/TagA/CpsF family glycosyltransferase, translated as MIKRLEMLGFNFYSAKDVKVIADFVYNDEVTEEGVIPLMVTPNVDQIVRLDRKENHPLREKLKTARWILPDGQPVIALSRMKFGKEKGLEARLTGSDFFPEMWSILKDDESKRVLFVLPREDLGERFKNERPNTVYYAPPFFKLENQDEFDEVMTNVMSFFDENPPEYVFVGLGFPKQENIALEIFKRLKSKNKNLPKTFLLGASFEFYWGTKKRAPMFYQKAGIEFVHRIISEPRRLAKRYLWDDLPFLGIAISELRKKG; from the coding sequence ATGATTAAGCGATTAGAAATGCTGGGCTTTAACTTTTACTCTGCCAAGGATGTAAAGGTCATCGCCGATTTTGTGTATAATGATGAAGTGACCGAAGAAGGGGTTATTCCTCTTATGGTTACTCCAAATGTAGATCAGATCGTGCGGCTGGATCGAAAAGAGAACCATCCGCTCAGAGAGAAATTGAAAACAGCCAGGTGGATTTTACCTGACGGTCAGCCCGTGATTGCGCTTAGTCGGATGAAGTTTGGAAAGGAAAAAGGACTTGAGGCCCGATTGACGGGTAGTGATTTTTTTCCCGAGATGTGGAGCATCCTAAAAGACGATGAAAGCAAAAGAGTGTTGTTTGTTTTGCCCAGAGAAGATCTTGGTGAGCGGTTTAAGAACGAACGACCGAACACGGTTTACTACGCACCGCCATTTTTCAAATTGGAAAATCAGGATGAATTTGATGAGGTGATGACCAATGTCATGTCCTTTTTCGATGAGAACCCACCGGAATACGTCTTCGTTGGCTTGGGCTTCCCAAAGCAAGAGAACATTGCCCTGGAGATATTCAAGAGGCTCAAAAGCAAGAATAAGAATCTACCCAAAACATTCCTTCTGGGAGCCTCATTCGAATTCTACTGGGGTACCAAGAAAAGAGCACCCATGTTTTATCAAAAGGCGGGAATTGAATTCGTTCACAGAATTATTTCTGAGCCACGAAGATTGGCTAAGAGGTATTTGTGGGATGATCTTCCGTTTCTGGGTATCGCGATTTCCGAATTAAGGAAAAAAGGATAA
- a CDS encoding MBOAT family protein produces MLFNSLDYLIFLPLVVAAFYLIPNRFRWVLLLAASYYFYMCWKWQYIFLILISTMVDFYAGIQIAKTPDKKKKRWFLLLSLFVNLGFLFYFKYFNFFTENTAIVLSQFNILADFEYYDILLPVGISFYTFQTLSYTIDVYQGKSEPETHLGYFALYVAYFPQLVAGPIERSTRLIPQLRREPKVTPDDIRYAINKILLGFFKKLVVADTVSQYVNLVYANVDGTTGTQLYWGAFLFAVQLYADFSGYTDIAMGSARLMGVKLMENFKRPLWQENHSAYWANWHISLTSWIRDYVYIPLAKINRSKYALMFWSVFILVLIGFWHGANWTFIMFGLVNGIVMLIQRSIRNTRFARKIRSNVFTLQIQKYINLNILLLEAVYFRSVDVNMAHKIYGKIFTEFNLNFVELLSLYKFEYLMAMFVSGLLWLTVFFNNQLRFKHNWLYVTGMLFLIIFLGQDLKNSFVYFQF; encoded by the coding sequence ATGCTTTTTAATTCACTAGACTATCTGATTTTTCTGCCACTGGTAGTTGCTGCGTTTTACCTGATTCCAAATCGTTTTAGGTGGGTGCTGCTTTTAGCTGCCAGTTACTACTTCTACATGTGTTGGAAGTGGCAATACATTTTCTTGATCCTCATCTCAACTATGGTGGATTTCTACGCAGGAATTCAAATAGCCAAAACCCCTGATAAAAAGAAAAAGAGGTGGTTTCTGCTACTGAGTCTCTTTGTGAATCTGGGATTTCTCTTCTACTTTAAGTATTTCAACTTCTTTACTGAGAATACAGCCATAGTGCTGTCTCAGTTTAATATTTTGGCCGATTTCGAGTACTACGACATCCTCTTACCGGTAGGTATTTCTTTCTATACATTTCAAACGCTTAGTTATACCATTGACGTATACCAAGGCAAATCAGAGCCTGAAACACATCTTGGATACTTCGCGTTGTATGTCGCTTACTTCCCCCAGCTGGTAGCAGGACCGATTGAGCGATCCACCAGGCTTATTCCTCAACTTAGAAGAGAACCAAAAGTCACTCCTGATGATATCCGATACGCGATAAATAAAATTCTACTTGGTTTCTTCAAAAAGCTGGTAGTTGCAGATACGGTTTCTCAGTATGTCAATTTGGTTTATGCCAATGTCGATGGCACTACGGGGACACAACTGTACTGGGGTGCATTTTTATTTGCCGTTCAGTTGTACGCAGATTTCTCAGGTTATACCGATATCGCAATGGGATCAGCACGACTGATGGGAGTGAAATTAATGGAGAATTTCAAAAGACCCCTGTGGCAGGAGAATCATAGTGCTTACTGGGCGAATTGGCACATTTCCCTCACTAGCTGGATTAGGGATTATGTATATATCCCATTAGCCAAAATTAACCGATCGAAATATGCCCTTATGTTTTGGTCAGTCTTCATTCTCGTCCTTATTGGGTTTTGGCATGGTGCGAACTGGACCTTTATTATGTTTGGATTGGTGAACGGTATCGTTATGCTCATCCAGAGGTCAATTCGTAATACTCGATTTGCAAGAAAAATCAGAAGTAATGTCTTTACATTACAAATTCAGAAATATATAAATCTAAATATCCTTCTTCTAGAAGCAGTCTATTTCCGTTCAGTTGATGTCAACATGGCACATAAGATTTATGGCAAAATTTTTACAGAATTCAATTTAAATTTCGTGGAACTTCTGTCCCTTTATAAGTTCGAATATTTGATGGCCATGTTTGTCAGTGGATTATTGTGGTTAACCGTTTTTTTTAATAATCAACTTAGATTCAAACACAACTGGCTGTACGTCACCGGAATGCTATTCCTGATCATATTCTTGGGCCAAGACTTGAAGAACTCATTTGTTTATTTCCAATTCTAA
- a CDS encoding glycosyltransferase yields the protein MKILFLTTQLPYPPVSGGVIKTWNLVKHWSSNELMLVCALKEGEEEHLAEFHDRVPEVNLFAIPFDRKRTPLNLLRSYFTAPSLNVFRNYNKQLEAKVKEWAPKCDLIFIDHYEMGQYVPKSFDKPVVLHEHNAEFVMWERLGEIEKNPLKKALINLEASRIKRAEKMYAKNASVIFAAPNDIEELAGIGVDRKKLKPTYHLGEDFLLERPDLEFDLTEKALLFVGTLTWEANIDGLLWFLDEIYPSVLEKQPDIHFYIVGKNPDPRLIYRAQRFESVELTGFVEDLEPYFKKARAFVIPLRFGSGIKVKLLNAMYRGIPIVTTPIGTEGLEVVSGRDLFCTQSEKEQVEAISTLIDSKATWESLRDHSRAIAQNYTWKKLLSDHDEVIHSIVENKKN from the coding sequence ATGAAGATTTTGTTTCTGACTACTCAACTACCTTACCCTCCCGTTAGTGGAGGGGTCATTAAGACTTGGAACCTGGTCAAGCACTGGTCCTCCAACGAGCTAATGCTGGTTTGTGCATTAAAAGAAGGTGAGGAGGAACATCTTGCCGAATTCCATGATAGAGTCCCTGAGGTTAATCTGTTTGCCATTCCATTCGACAGAAAGCGCACTCCTTTGAATTTACTCAGAAGTTACTTTACCGCCCCTTCGCTCAACGTATTCAGAAACTACAACAAGCAATTGGAGGCCAAGGTAAAAGAATGGGCCCCTAAGTGCGATTTGATCTTCATCGATCATTATGAAATGGGACAATACGTTCCGAAATCATTCGACAAACCTGTGGTATTACACGAGCACAACGCTGAGTTTGTAATGTGGGAAAGATTGGGAGAAATAGAAAAGAATCCACTCAAAAAAGCGCTCATCAACTTGGAAGCTTCTAGAATTAAGAGAGCCGAAAAGATGTATGCAAAAAATGCATCTGTGATTTTTGCAGCACCCAACGATATTGAAGAATTGGCGGGGATAGGAGTTGATCGCAAGAAACTCAAGCCGACTTATCATCTTGGTGAAGATTTTCTTTTGGAACGCCCTGACTTGGAATTTGACCTAACAGAAAAAGCCCTGCTTTTTGTAGGAACTTTAACCTGGGAAGCGAATATTGATGGTCTCTTGTGGTTCTTGGATGAAATTTATCCATCCGTTTTAGAGAAGCAGCCTGACATCCACTTTTATATCGTGGGTAAAAATCCTGATCCGAGGCTCATTTACAGAGCACAGAGGTTTGAAAGTGTGGAGCTTACAGGATTTGTTGAGGATTTGGAGCCTTACTTTAAAAAAGCAAGAGCCTTTGTGATTCCTTTGCGTTTTGGGAGTGGCATCAAAGTGAAACTTCTCAATGCGATGTACCGTGGAATTCCCATCGTAACTACGCCTATTGGCACCGAGGGACTGGAGGTGGTTTCAGGAAGAGATCTCTTCTGCACCCAATCTGAGAAGGAGCAGGTAGAAGCTATCTCGACCTTGATTGATTCTAAGGCAACATGGGAAAGTCTGAGAGATCATTCGCGAGCAATAGCTCAAAATTATACGTGGAAAAAACTTCTTAGCGATCACGATGAGGTCATTCATTCGATCGTTGAAAACAAAAAAAACTAG